The Nicotiana tomentosiformis chromosome 9, ASM39032v3, whole genome shotgun sequence genome contains the following window.
aggttctctcatgatccaagacccaaacaaagggcaaacaacacaaatcaaatgtcgggaatcccgtggtgctagtaagtttcttgttcttcttgttgttgctgatttttgtgttgttccagctcgtgtgggaggttgttttaagtgctttatgttctgtaaatacaccttcaagtttttaatatcaaccctaggtgatttcaagtcttctaaagtaattctagtgccgaaaaacccgaattaattgctagtttcgcttccttgttcttgtggcagaattgaagggatatttcgtggaatattaaggtcaaattggagttgttctttctgtttaaaggtaaggaacctcttactctatatatatttaagattatccaagttgtggctaagtcgttgatgctagaacttgtgaaatatatatcgaaaggcttggtagtaatgttgttagttggtggactgttttggaggctcaatatgattattaatgatgttgtttgggctgtttggtggttgtattgacttgtgtgaagtcatataaataggggaggtgctgtccgttttatcgtaaaataggttgcggtcgatacataatagttacgacgcttaaacgataatgatagtgtcatttcttttattgtagactaaggagtcgtgacatttgcatagcttgaggttgggcagtatatacaaggtatgtgtgGCTacccccttcattcttttgcacgactccgattgtacataatgtaatgaacgagctcccaaagatactctactcttagaagctagcagtacttacattgctgcccttcttatgaaacgattgatattgatgttacttctcttattcttatattatcaatgttgttggtagttcctgattcttataagattcttgatgaagagttaatcctaataatgtgtacgaaggataccgaccttacgtcactccgaaaggttcaaaatgtgattccaatgagtccagcatgcatcatatatatgtatctattttactctaccgagccgcgctatagttggccgggtatggcacctattgtgcaaccactgatcagttgggttttaccgagctccacgtggccgggtacgattctaccgagccctatgatggccgggtacgttttaccgagcctattacggccgggtatgatatgatgatgatgatgcccacaaaggcatatgttttaaaagtttatgtatatatatatgtatgtatcatgtatttcatgtcagtagccctcagaggtacccagatgtcacaggttttatattccctatcactgtttacattattgttcttacttatgctattctgccttacatactcagtactttattcgtactgacgtcctttttatttgtggacgctgcatgtcgtgctgcaggtcctgatagacgggtagacgcagctcccccatcacagtaggctatccggttcagcgttattggcaagatcctttctccggacttgccgtggtcttggtatgcatttttgttatagacattatgggtatgtcggggccctgttccggcaatgttgtagcacttatgttcttttagaggctcatagacaggtgtcgactcatgtatggtttggaatgccttgtcggctgatttttgttatatagtctttcatggcaccatggtagctcgtaccttatatatagtttcttgacagtcttgtcgtcccatgttacgtatgttcatgacattatctttcattgttggatgttcatgatccatgtctaccatttatattggtcttgtcgacccttaaagataataatgaaggttagataaaatgtacgttggtgctcggcaagtatggcccgggtgctagtcatgaccctccagttgggtcgtgacaaacttggtatcagagcaagtctgtcctaggggttgtctatgagccgtgtctagtagagttttgattatggatgtgtagcgcgccacatttataatcaggaggctacatgacatctagggttgttaccttcttcctgaatctagatcgtgcgtagagttgagtcgtaagtgttcatatctaatattcaccttgctttcttttagcgatgccttcgactagggcgcaagcgattagtaaacggcttgatacagctgtgggcgagggtaacattcaggtgcctccagccagagcaggccaaagtgaggctcaaagtgagatgccgtctcatacctctacGTCTCCtctagaggatattaggaggcacgcagtacatccagttcctccgtctggcactacagaccacgatatgcgcagtgcagtgcagttgttgactagcttggtagctgctcaggctcagaggcagaataccggtgttgctgataaaccggttagtgcgagagttcgtgattttattaatctagaccctccagtgtttaccggatcagatcccaaggaggacccacaaacatttattgatcaggttcatcgtacattgcgggttatgcatgctagtgatacggaggcagtagagttggcttcttatcggttacgggatttagcggttttctggtatgatagttgggagagatctaggggtccgaacgctcctccagccgtgtggaaggaattttctgaggcctttcttcgtcactacttgccagttgagatacgacgagctagagctgataagttcttgaaccttcgacagggtaatatgagtgtacgagagtatagtatacagtttgattctttagcaaggtatgctccccatatggtgtcagagatgagtgatagggtgcatctgttcgtgaacgggttgggaccacatctgataaatgagtgcacaacagcctccttggtagagggcatggatatttcccgtattcaggcttatgcccagaccctagaggatcgtaagcgccagcaaagggcagataaatgtgaattctggctgaactcagtagcattccttggccatgtgatatctgatgagggtattagtgtcgacactcagaagatcgatgcagtgaagaattggccgagacctacaacaccgtcagaagtccgcagcttcctggggctagcaggatattataggcggtttgtagaagggttttcctctatatcagcaccattgactaagttaacacagaaagctaccaagttccagtggtctgattcttgtgaacatagttttcaggagctaaagaatcgattgacatctgcgccagtgctcactctcccagaaggaacagaaggttatgtggtatattgtgatgcctcaggtataggtttggggtgcgtattgatgcaacgtgggaaggtgattgcttatgcatcacgacaattgaagaagcatgaaaagaattacccgactcatgatttggaattggctgcagtaatatatgctttgaagatatggcggcactacttatacggcgtccatgttgacatctacacagatcacaaaagtttacaatacatcttcaagcagaaggagttgaatttgaggcagcgtaggtggcttgaattactgaaagactacgatgtcgagatattgtaccatcccggtaaagctaatgttgtggcagacgctctcagccgtaagtcaatgggaagcttaatacatattgaggcaggtagacaagggttgaccaaagagcttcaccagctggccaatatgagaatcagattgttggactctgatgacggaggtgttactgtacagaatacagcagaatcatctttggtagccgaggtaaaagcacggcaatatgaagatcctaccttagtaagattgagagagggaattcagcagtgtaagattacagctttcaagatcggaggagatgggacactgagataccagggccgattatgtgtgcctagtgtggcagggttgcgagagaagattatgattgagattcatcagtcccgatattctatccatcctggctcgacaaagatgtatcatgacgttaaggagcagtattggtgggacaacatgaagaagtctattgcagaatttgtagcccagtgtcctaattgtcaacaagtaaagatcgagcatcagaaacccagtggattgattcagaatatagagattccgacctggaaatgggaggtgattaatatggacttcattattggattacctcgctcttatcataagtttgactccatttgggtgatagttgatcgacttacaaaatctgcccattttctaccagttaagacaacttacacggctgaagattatgcgaagttgtatatcaaggagattgttaggcttcatggtgtgccggtatctattatatcagaccgaggagctcaatttacggctaacttttggaggtcttttcagaagggtttaggcacacaagtaaatctcagcactgcattccatccgcagactgacggacaggctgaacgtaccatccagacgctggaagatatgctacgagcatgtgttctagattttaaggggaattgggatgaccatctggcacttatagaatttgcctacaataatagctaccattccagtattaaaatggccccgtatgaggcactgtacgggaggagatgtagatcaccagttggatggttcgaagtcggtgagacagaattatatgggccagatttgattcaccaagccattgagaaggtgaaagtgatacaagagcgactgaggacggcacaaagcaggcaaaagtcttattccgacgtccgacgtcgtgatctggaatttgaggttggtgattgggttttcctgaagatctcgccgatgaagggtgttatgcgttttgggaagaagggtaagttgagtccgcggtatattgggccgtacaaaattcttcgacgaattggacaggttgcttacgagttagaattgccatctgaattggaatttgtccacccggtattccatgtatctatgttgaggaaatgtattggagacccttctcgggtcatccctatcaaagatgtacaagttacaaaggatctatcatatgatgaactgccagtggctatattagatcgacaagtccgcaagctgagaacaaaggatgtagcttccgtgaaagtattatggaggaacaagaatatagaagaaatgacatgggaagcagaagaggagatgaagtctaaatacccttacctattccagagtgaaaataacgaggataccgggggaaagaaggacgcattataaggtgaaacggctctatgaggtaagcaatagcttgtgaatactctttttttaatacaaaatggtgatatgcagataatgtacatatccataatgctttgtatagtcttgtatggccataggttgggtttaactgcttgcaagtttggctagtgtccattttataagggaaactcagccggaaatctccgtcggaatccacgatgagttagacaccccataaacccttacattcgaggacgaatgttcctaagggggagaggatgttacaacccaaattcgcatatcatagatcacgccgtaagttagtcgacgtaaatccaagaagagattatctttgagatgataataagttaatcatattggtcttaaatgatacaagggtgtataagagtggttaataagtattagaagttaaacgaatcaaggatgttgtaacctgtattttcgagtaacactagaggtgattaactatcccaagaggtcttgttttaatatatttgaatcatataatatccgcatcataagtcttgaagtcaagcgagttatgaaacaaaagtcgataaaagttgtcgcaacttaggtttataattttacttaaacattaggtcaaatgttactgcatttttctcccaatgtacttggaattatggggtgatctacctatcaaattgaagatctatgagtctagtttccaacgcattaaaccgttcgtcgatacgatctcatAATAGAGAGaaattcgcgttttcgcgagagtgcgccaagctgctctctatggggcacataaaggcggtttaagacatttggacatatataagatacctcaaccccgttttaagtcattattcaaaatatcaatttaaaatttcaattatcgcatgccaatttcaacaaataggAGCCATCAAGTAATTATCaattctcaagtcatgaaggaaATATCAAATATAACCGGACTCTTATCAATATTACGTACGAGTTATGTAGAGGTTGTAGAGTCCGATCCAGAAtaatcgtgtacactgtcgagagtcgactggcgcgaaccatagatgtatctcaTATATACTGCAggggcgttcggcccgatccacagaaATAGAGAAACTCCACAAGCTACGGTCAACGACTACAACACAAGAAGAGTACTTAAAGAAGGAATAATTTCCACCAACAATCAAGTAATCTGCCAAAACTCAAGATAGTGAAACTCGGtctcacaaaatttcaaattaaattaaaataaaaaattcaagtaattaaactgaCAAGTTGGGTTCCAATAATACAAGTATGGCATGGTAAAGTTCTAAGTCTACACGAACATAAGCATTATTTTAGCTAtgactctcatcacttcgtgcgtacgtagcacccgtaattattaaaaaataataatttaaataccTATAgagataattccctcttacaagtttatgcaagagacttacctcgcttccaagTTCATTGTCCGGTCTTAAATCACACTAATAGCCTCAAATCGGTGCCGATCAATGAGAAACTAGCCAAAGgtcgtacaaactaatcaatatgtgctcaaaagttcataatttaactattagagtaattacccaacccaatttgaaaATTTTCTAAAAGTCACCCCCAAGCCCAcatgcccagattccgaaaatgtttTGTAGATAGATGTTACCaataaccttacgaactcaaatatataatttatactcaATTCCATAAGTAATTTAGTGtctaatctcatttttaccaaaacctaggtttttcaacataATCCCATGATTTCTacaatttctatgttaaaatctacccctCCCCAGCTGACCTTGCACTAAGCGAACGCGAACAATGGAACAGGAACGCGAAGCCAGTGACCCAAAGCATCGCGAACGTGACCCCTTTCTCGTGAACACATTGAACAAAAAGTCCCCAGCCCCAATttcttcatcgcaaacgcgagcgattctccgcattcgcgaagaaggaaacatgCAGCAGATTTGCTGCAATTTTGACTTAAGGTGGTCCGAAAAATACTCGAGCCATCTGTAACCatgtccaaatgcaccaacaagttcataaaaataatacggacctgctcgaagcctCGAAACatataaaacaacatcgaaaccaagaatcgcaccctaaaaccaaattaatcaacttatgaacttcaaacttcttcaactagctctGAATGcaacgaatcatacttagacaactcggaatgatgccaaactttacgcaccagtcacaaatcaccatacaaacttattcataggctcaaaatcccaaatggatattgataacaccaaagtctacttcaaacaaaATTTAAGAAACTCCAAAGCCTTCAAGGtgtcaactttcaacattaagcattGAAACGCTCCCTGATCACTCGAAACTCGATCCTAACACActcccaagtacaaaatcatcatacgaacctattggaactatcaaatcccggttccgaggtcgtttactcaaaatattgactcaagtcaaacttgaccatcttaggctactattaaggaactaagtgttctgatttcaacccgaacccttccaaaaccaaaccaaccatccccgcaagtgataaaataataaaagcacatacgggaagtatTAAATAGGGTAACATGGATCTATAAAGTAACATGACCGATTGggttgttatattctccacctcttaaacaaacgtgtatcctcgaacgggtctagaatcataattggagtgctgaataagtgtggatatttgctctgcatatcctcctcggcctcccaagtcgcctcctttactggttgacccctccactagacGTTTACCACtgaaatcttcttagacctcaactggcggACCTGCTTGGccacaatggcaactggctcctcatcataacccaagctctcatctagatgAAATGTGAtataatctaacacatgtgacctaTCGGCATGGCACTTCTGGAGAATAGACatgtggaaaatcggatgaactcctgatagactaggaggcaaagcaagcttgtaagcaacctctccaataCGCTCTAACATCTCAAATGGACCGATGAACCTCAgactcaacttttccttctttccaaacctcatgatacccttcatcggtgaaactttcaagagaaccttctcccCTACCATAAATGAGAAATCACGCATTTTTTTatccacgtaactcttctgtcttgacTAAGTTGTGCTAAGTctctcctgaattaactttacctcaTCCAAgacatcctttaccaaatcaataCCCTATAACTTAGCTTCACCGGATTTAAGACAACCGACGG
Protein-coding sequences here:
- the LOC138898368 gene encoding uncharacterized protein yields the protein MRDFSFMVGEKVLLKVSPMKGIMRFGKKEKLSLRFIGPFEMLERIGEVAYKLALPPSLSGVHPIFHMSILQKCHADRSHVLDYITFHLDESLGYDEEPVAIVAKQVRQLRSKKISVVNV